ACTTCCTCTTGGCTATGGATTTGCACGCAAACTCCTTACTGGTGGCCTTCTCCAAGCAAAAAAGTGTCGTCCCAAATTGCCCTTGCCCTAATTTCCTTCCCAAGCTATAAATGTCCTTCAAATTCCCAGTCTTCCTCCCTAATACAGACTCCATTTGCAGCCCTACACTTGACACTCTCTTCATATGTGCAGGTTTCTTCGGTTTAGCTTCATCAGCAGGCTTATTCGCCTCCGATTCGGCAGGTTTACCGACCGCACCCGGCTGTGGTAGCTCGTTGCCGATTTTGACGGGTTCAGGTGGGGTGCTCTGGACCGGCATTGGGGAATGATCGGATCCTCCTTTGGAGTTAGCAGAGCTCTTTGATTCATCGGCGACAGGAACTGATTTGGACGTTCCTTGGCTGCTGTTTTCTCCCTTGGGAGGGGGAGGTAGTCTGTCCTCCGGTGGCCGAGTCCGCCAAACAGCTGCGGTGACAGATTGAATGAATCCATTAGCACCTAGATTTGGCCCCGTACATATGTTCCCCATCAAATACACCCCAATCTCAGGTCCTCAGCAAGTCTCTACTCCGCAATGTAGTATCCGAATTGATCGTCGTTAATCCCATTAACGGAATACGAGCAGGGCTGATCAGATCACAGAACCTGAATCAACCTTGCTTCCAAACAGATTGTTTGGAAACCCTAATCTTTCAAATTTTCGACTGAATCCAAATTTTCAATCAAAAAATTTATCTACAAAAACGAAAAGACTCTGCGCCTTGAATTTCCAAACAAATTCAATGCGAATCAGATaattacaataaataaataaacaaatatgatACAACAAAAAGGAATCCAAATTAGGCTCCAAATCTTTGTGGGAATCAAATTTGCAGCTAAATCAATGCAGGAGCACGAAGAATGTTGAAGATATTAAAGAAGGGAAGCTAATGTGAAAGAGGAAGCGCagtggagaagaagaagcagagaaaTTCATATAGATCATGAAATagaaatttttatatatatatatatattttattttcgttTCAGTAAAATGGCTGAAAGAGATAATTAATTGCTGATCACGATTACACGAAAAATCCTTAATTAATGCCATAATAATCAAAATGGGATCGATGGATTTAGATTAATCGATGGTCATAAATCATAATTAGTGGGAAATTTTATTTCTAATGGAATTAATTAGGAGTGCCTTGTGCCGTTTATTTTTTCCAAGCAAGCATGCATGCACCGATGCACGCACGTCATTACTCGCGCACGCTAACATTTTCACACATTATTCATGCATGTGGTTTTGCCTATAACACGTGAGTTATGACGCCATGCGtaggaaaataattttatcacatTTCATCACTTTTTGAAAGATAATCCGCATTCCAATTTGAACACTGATGGTTAAAATGTGTCAATTTAATAAAATGAAGCTCAAATTAATAACTTGAGCAGAATTTCACTCTTTCAATACAAAAATCCATTTTAAAAATATGGTTTCaaggataaaaaaaagtaatagtGTTGAGTATGGGTGTAAACGATCAATTTTAATCAATTATTTAGTCGACTATTTCGATTATTCAATCAACTAACCGTTCAGTTATTGCTAAATATGTTTTAAAAATAACCGACCGTTCGGTTCAGTTTTGCCGGTTCTGTTGAGGATTAAAAAATGTTCAACTTGTCCAATTGTTTTCAATACTAATTGATGTTGTGTTTTTTGACCCCATGCAACGTTCCTTTTTCGTCAAACCGATGAAAATAGTTGACtctaaatatgaaattcatacATGGGGCGACCTTGACTTTTTGGCCAACCCTTTCTCACAAATGTGTAGTGTAGACCAAATTAACTTTTGTTCTTGACAATATCACAGCCGGCACCCAATCTAACCACTAATTATTAGTAAACTAATCCCATAAAGAGTAAAGACCAATTCAAAAGCAGAAGAACACAAACACTCAATGTCTTGGCAgtctacacatatatataaatattcatGTGTGATTAAACCCAAGTTCAAGAGTTAGGAGACCACATTCAATCTCAAAAATACCTTAGCATTTGCTACTAATTGTGTTGAAGATCATGAACTATCCGGTGAGAAGCCAGTTGCAGGGTCCAAGGCCTGCGCCCCTTATGATCAACAAAGAGTGCTCCACAAAGAGTAACAAGCAACAGCCTGATCCTGTTATTGTGTATCTGAGATCACCTGAGATTATTCAAGTCAAGCCGGAGGAGTTTATGGATGTCGTGCAACGATTGACAGGAAAACAAGCTGGAGGGGCTGTTGGTTGTTCGCTTTCTTGATCTTCTCGTTCTTCTTCAAATCTTCTGAACGCAGATTTTTCCAATTTGTAGACCGATGAGCTTGTTTGAATTTGAGCATGAGTGTTTAGGGATTTTGTTATCCAGCCAAATGCTATTGGCCAAGAAAACATTGTAGCTTTTGATGCAATGAGAAAATCATATGTATGGAAAAGTTGAATGTTAATGCCAAGTTGTCTTCATAACACAATGGTTTCAATCTTTACCGTTGGTACTGGTTTGCAGCTCTACCAGTAATCCATGCAAGAGCAGGCACCTCCTTTAAAGTGATGGAACCGGTTCCGGTCTCTCACAATCAACTCTCGCTCAAAAACTTTTGAGATTAGTTTAGTAGCTGTGTGACAATCCTCGCACACTCGCAAGTTTTTCACTATCCGAATTGTTATTGGACGCTTAACCTTCATAATTCCATAAGCAATCGCAAGCTTTTCACTGTGCCTGTACAGAGCATCCTCTTTTTCCTCCTCGTCTATATCGAACAAAGCATCGGCTGTATTCCCTGTGTATCCTGCCAACCTTATCTTCCTCAGAATCTCTTCCCACATTCTTTCGATGCTCTCTATTTCCGGATGTGTTTTGTCTCCAATTGTAAACTTGTGAATTTTCTCATCTATCTCAATCAAACTATAACCTGGAGGTTTTTTAACTCCTTTTTCTTTCATAGTCTGACGCATTATTTCAACATTCTCCCACTTGTTTGTACGTGCATATACGTTTGAGAGCAGCACATAGTAGCCACTGTGTTCTGGCTTTAACTGGATCAGCATATTTCCCGCTCGTTCTGCTATCTCTAAGTTTCTGTGGATTCTGCAAGCTCCCAGTAATGCACCCCAAACTGGTGCATTAGGCTTTGTAGGCATTTCAAGAATAAACTTCTCAGCTTCTGCTAACTTCCCAGCTCGTCCAAGAAGATCGACCACACATCCATAGTGTTCCTGACTAGGCTCAATACCGTAGTCTCTTTTCATGATCTCAAAAATCTCCAGACCTCTTTCAACCAATCCCCCGTGACTGCAAGCTGATAATACTGCTGTAAACGTTATGTCTCTTGGAAGCAGACCTGTCTTCACCATCTGCGAGAAGTACTCGACCGCTTTCTCTGCATAGCCATGCATTGCTAGTCCAGCAATCAGAGCTGTCCAACTTAGGCTGTCCCTCTCAGGCAAATCTTCAAAAACTTGAATAGCCTTCTCAATGCTTCCACATCTACCATACATATCCACAAGAGCTGTTCCCAGAATCAAATTCACAGTCATGTTATTTTTCACCACATAATCATGAGCCTTTTCCCCTAGATCAAGGGCTCCCAAGTGAGCACACGAAGATACCACACTGACCATGACAGTCTCGTTTGCTTGTATACCCTCGGATTGGAGAACTTGGAACAATTCAATAGCTTTACCAAAACAATTATTCCGAGCATACCCACTGATCATCACACTCCAAGTAACCAAGTTTTTGTCAGGCATTCTATCGAACAGCTTACGTGCAGTTTCAACATCTCCACTTTTGTTAAAACCAGCTATCATTGAAGTCCAAGAAACCACATCCAAACAAGTTATAGTTTGAAATACGTCTTGGGCTGCCTTCATATCTTCCAACGTTGAATACATATGAACAAGAGCGTTTTGTACGTATATGTCATGCTCAAACCCATACTTGATGATCTGACAATGGGTTTGGGAGCTTATACACATGGATCCCCAATTAGTGCAAGCCTTGACCAAAAAGGGGAAGGTAAGATTATCAGGAACCAAACCATGGTGTTGCGACTGGCGGTAAAAGCAGAAGGCTTTATCTGGGTTTTCACTGACCGAAAATCCCCTGATAATTGCATTGTAGATGAAGAGATTGGGGTTCTGAATTTGGGAGAAAACACGAAAGGCATAATCTAGTGCGTTTGTTCCCAATAAACTGTCTACGCAGCAGGCAATCAGACGACTGACCGAAAATACGTCAAAGATGGAATGGGTTCTGATCATATGACCATGGATGATCTTCAGGTGGGAGAGAGAAGAACAGGATTCCAGCAATACAAGTTTGGGATTCTTTAGTTCAAGCGCTCTCAGAACTGAACCACTACCACTCATCCTTCGAAACTGTCATGTTTCAGGCTTTCAGCCACATAACCCTTTGAACCGAACTCTTCGAAATGAAAAATGAGTCTGCAGCTAAAAAATAGACCTTAAAACGTCGCCAAAAAGATTAACAGGCCTGTTGTGGGAAGTATGAATATGTAGGACCACTCAACTACAAAGAATACCACGAAATTTGAATGGGTCGTCAAAACTAATACTTCGTCACTAACCCCATTTTATTTTGGCTGTTTAGACcttcaaaataatattttacattttaGTAATTTTTAGGATTTTATGACAGGTTCAGTTTCCTATTTATTTAGGATTATAATCTCGAGATCATTCAatgattgataaaaatataaCCAGGAAAAAACCACTTGTACGCCTTGATCATATTGATATTCAGAATGATCAATAAGAAATACAACAATGTTAAGGTAATCAATCGGAGCCAAAATTTTTGTAATCATTCCCATAACTGGAAGTGACAAAAGGGTATAGTTAGGACCAAAGAGAATTCGATACTCTGCTTGACCACTTCTCCATTATCCTCAGGTTACTGCCTCCTTCGCTATTTGTTTAGAAAGAGAACTTGAAAGCTCCGGCCTTGGAATCTGTTGCTGTGTCCCAGAAAGAAACTTTCTTCTCTCGGGCTGCCGTCTTCTCTTCGGCCTTCTGCACCAAATGGTCAATAGTTCCAGGAAAAGAGTCCTCAATGGCATTCTTGAACTTCTCATGCAAATTGATACGGTCTTTTGTTCCCGATACAAGGGAGCTAGCATTTGGTCTCTTGAGAAAATCCAAGACATTCAACAAGTTTCTCCTGCAAAACAGAAAGTGATATCTTTATTTGTCTACAGAAAAACTCTGCATATTTCATGGGGAAGCCTACCCACATATAAGTAAAGTTCAAGGAAAGTTAAAGCACCAACTTGGAGCTAAAACCGGTCAATATCAATATTTCCTGTAATCACAGGAGTTCTTATAAGTTCTTTAGGATGTGTTATGGGCTTTGCTCAGAAGAACAATGAGGTAAAACCCTACCTTTGCATGTAGCGAGAGACAAAATTCTTGTCACTTCAATCAACCAAATGTTTTCAAGGACCACAATTTTTAGTTCTTTAATTTGTTccgtatcatcatcatcaaagcctgtCCCAAACAACATGGGACAAGATTTTTTCCATATGCAAAATTGATATCTTTAGCTACGTAAGTATGCAGCAACATTTAAAATACTGATCCAATTAAAGTGCAGAAGAACCTTTTTGAGTTCAAGCAACAAGAAGCGAAAAATAAGCAATATCCCTAAAACACTGAATAAAAATCACAGACCATATGGGTGGGAAACTTAATTTGATACACATTGCATTTCTACTTCGATTAAGTAATCTCAAGCACTGTTCAGTATATGCCTGCTAAGATTGCGATTTCCCAGGGCCTGAAGCTACAAACGATCACAAGCCTTACATTGACAAAAGAAAGCAACCTACAACGAGCATTGCAGAATACAAAGGAGGGGGCAGAAGATGAACAAGATTGAAGACATTGGTAATTGGAACAGGAAAATGTCATGTAAGAATTTAGACATGTCCTACTTCTCAAACACTGGAATATGACTCACATGTGACATTTGGTTCAATAATCAACAAGCAGCACTTGCACAAATCAGGAAGGTCACTCAAATGCTTCCAAACGGCAAACGCTATATTCAAAAAcatttttgacaaaaatgaAGTTCAATACTGGAAGAAAATcaatatctatatatgtgtgtgtgtgtattccTGATGTTGGAACTAAGCAACCCACCTAGCCACGCACCTAATAGTTCTCTTAACAAGGTCGTGCAAACACATACAATTTTCAAGCAGTTGTTGGGACTTTATAACCTACGGGGAAAGAAGAGAGACGACTCGGACGAGGAGAGAATAACAGAAAAATATTACCTGCTAACATAATTCTGTGTGATTGCAATAGATTCCTCTAGATTAATCACCAGATGCCACCATCCATTTGGCACAAAGATCACCTCACCAGCTTGGCAGATGCACTCAATGGGctttttcttccaattttcCGTGGccccataaaaattcatgaaCCATTCAATTATAGAAACAGGGCAAGCCACCTCCACCCCATCTGGGCTTGGATGTACTCCAGGCGGAACTACATCAGGTGGGAACAGAATCCACTTCTTAGAGCCCTTGACCACCGCATTCCAAGCTGAAGTTGAATTAGGATCAATGTGGAATGAAGAACCAGACCCAGCAGGTCCTATTATAATCCACCTATAATCCGGCCTCTCCTTGCCTAAAACACTGAATAAATCCTCTCTAAAGTACGGTGGAACTTCATAATCTGAACCCAACACTGGAACTTTCTCAGCAAATTTTGGATCAAATAAATACAATGGCCTCTCTTCCCTCACTTGATCAGAGTACCTAAAATAGTCCCCAAGTTTCAATTTCACTGGGCCAACCGAAAGTTGAACCTCACCACACACCTCAACCAAGTAATCCCTATCCCATCTTTTCAATGCAGCCCAATTATCTATACACCCTTCAAACAATACTGGTTTATTTGGTTCCTCAAAATTTGACACAAATTCTTCCACAGTAATACCTTTCTTTCGAATTATATTGTCTCTTTCAAGCCATTCTGGTTTCATTTCAAGATTAGCACACAACCAACTCTGAAAGAGATAGTCAGAATAGAAATCCCTCACTCTCAAACACGAAATGTTGGCATTCGACATATCAAATTCAGGGTCATAAGCAGAAACATAAGTAAATTTCCAAGACCCATTATACAAAAAACCACCATTTAGGGTATCCAAAACAAGGTTCCTCCAAAGGGGCTCATGGTTGGTGAAAACATAAAAAGATTTGCTGACGGTGGCCAAAATCCCCAGGTGGGTTCCATCCAAAAGCCCTAAAATATCAAGAACAAGCTCATCAGTTAGGGTTTGTAGGTTACCTAGACCTGTATTTCTCGAGTTTATGGAGCCAGGGTTGAGATAGAGATTGCCCAGCGGCTGGACCCCATGAGAGTGTGACCGAGCTGAGCTTTTGAGGCTGAAACCcacttcaatttcttcttccgCTTCCGCTTCCTCTTCATCTTCTCCTTGTAGATAGTGTGGCGGctcttgatttttgaaaaaacgATTTTGATTAATGGAAACTGTTTTGCTTCTGCTTCGGCTTttgctctttttgtttttccttcttaTTGTTGGAGAAAATAGATTTCTGCATCTCAACATTTTGGAGGTCTCTAGATGCACATGAGACGCTCGAGAGGATTCCCCGGTGAGTGAGTGAAGGGGTTTAACGTTGATTCGAGGAGCCGCAGGCCCGCAGCTAAGCTTCCTGTACCCCCGATGATGGACAATGAAACGGCGGGACGATGTTACTGTGGAGAAGTGGACTGTCAATGGAAATGTTAAGGAGGGGCCCATCACTATAGACTAGGGCTCAGCCCAAAAGAAAAGTCAGAAGTAGCCCATATGACTAACTGGATAGCCCAGGCATGTTGGGCCCTGCTAACTTTTTTAACCGGTCTAGCCCATGAGAATATTCAAAAGGACTGGAGTTACTGTTTCTGACTTCCTGTTAatacttgaaatttttttactgTTTTATTACTGTGACGTAATATTGAATTTGCTCACGGCGACACTTCACATTTCATAAAGCTAGTGGCCTAGGGAGCAGTGATGCTTAATGAGAAAGAAGAGGCCCAGCAGGCCACAACCATCATTACTGACCAGGTCCCGCGATCATTTTCTTATTGTTGAGTCGTTACCATCAAAAGGTGATGGAAGCAGTCCACCAAAATTAGGTGGCCGTGGCCGAACACGACCACCAATCCATAAGCAATAATATTAAAAAGGGCTGGGGCCATCTTTGATTGTGAAGCCTAAACAACGTGCCGGTCACAAGCACCCGCTCTATGCATGTTAATGGCAAATTGACAATGAACGGGTCATGGTCAACGGCCAACCCTCTCCGACAAATTCAACTTTGTCGACCTACCGGTCCGAAACTGGCATGTGGATTGATCCGTAGGTGCATTCCTCATGTTCTCCATGGAGAGTTTGTAAAGAGTACATAACATTGACccaatatagaaaaaaaaaaatcagacttACATTTAGACTGTAAAAGTCCTAACTTGATCATTATGGGTGCACTAGgcatggagaaaaaaaagaaaaaagaaacttgaGTTTTTGGAGATAGTAGACAATGCATATATATGACTGGGGAATCATACAACAATCTGCAATTTTTTTACAGGAGAGGAATGTCAGAAGACATGGTACCTCGAATAGTCGAATTCCATGAGCAAACTTTTGCTCGCGGCCTACCAACATTACCCTGATCAACCAACCAATACATAtccaatcaaatcaaatcaaactgaAGAACACTGCACAAAACACCCAACTCCGCAGCAACAGggaattcaaaaaataatggaaaattCTCAAGAAAAGTGCGTATAAATCCCACTCCTTCACACATATGAGCATAAGCATTTTAATGGATGCGGATTTTCTACCAGTCTCACACTTGAGTACTTGAAAGACATCTCCACTGACGAAATCTGGGACCCTTGTCTAAAAGCATTAGCAAGCCAACGTTGCTGGCGGACAGCCCACACATATACCTGCAATGATATTCTAATAAAATACCAGCTGACTAACTCCGAAATATGAACTAATGTCACCAAATTCTCTGGCATATGCAACGAAACTTGCGTATCTATGCATAACTTTGCATACCCCAACACCATTTTCTCAGGACTGTTCGCATATAACACACGGAAATTCCAAACTACGTGTCTGCCTCAaggaacataattttttttcaaaacaattaacATCACAATTGCTTCCATACTACCCAATAAGACTCTTGCTACCTCATGTTCCAACTTCACTGAAAATACACTTGTGCTTTGTGTGACTAAATGAACTCATATCATGCAACTAAATTTTGAACAGATGATGAGAGATGTTTAAAGATAAACAGGCACATTTCAAGGttttaaaaacttaaaatgtgCTTTCATGTCACTAGTGTCAAAGAAATGCAAGAGTTGGAAACGATCACAAAAAATAAGAGTTTTAAActatcacaaaaaaaataatgtccACACATTAGCTTATATCTAGAATAATTTACGTACTTGCTTCGATGAGCTTTCTTCCTCCAGAAGACAAAGGAAACGATCCACTGAatacaaaaaacaaagagacaAAGAAGGTTTAAATGAACAGCattagaagaaagaagaaaacgtAGGATGCATGGATGGGGTAATACAAAAGACTTTTATCAAGTCAATAGTTACGCATGAAACTCTATTACGTCAATAGAAAAGCAAGTAGCAAATAAGAGAGAGTTTCAAACCCAAAACAAGAGAAATAATTAAGTTACGAAGAAAAAGGCTACCATGAAAGGTGCATCCTAGCAAACTAACTAAATCAGGCTATTGAGTAAAAGAAAGTTAAGAGAAGGAAAGCTAATATATAGAATACAGACACAATTAAACCTGAACTCACAAATTTAAGAGTTTTGTTGGAAGATATAACAAAAGTAGAGTAAATGAATAATCAGGAAAGAactacgaaaaaaaaaatctatttataTGAATAAGGAAGGAATCA
The window above is part of the Tripterygium wilfordii isolate XIE 37 chromosome 3, ASM1340144v1, whole genome shotgun sequence genome. Proteins encoded here:
- the LOC119986888 gene encoding pentatricopeptide repeat-containing protein At5g06540; amino-acid sequence: MSGSGSVLRALELKNPKLVLLESCSSLSHLKIIHGHMIRTHSIFDVFSVSRLIACCVDSLLGTNALDYAFRVFSQIQNPNLFIYNAIIRGFSVSENPDKAFCFYRQSQHHGLVPDNLTFPFLVKACTNWGSMCISSQTHCQIIKYGFEHDIYVQNALVHMYSTLEDMKAAQDVFQTITCLDVVSWTSMIAGFNKSGDVETARKLFDRMPDKNLVTWSVMISGYARNNCFGKAIELFQVLQSEGIQANETVMVSVVSSCAHLGALDLGEKAHDYVVKNNMTVNLILGTALVDMYGRCGSIEKAIQVFEDLPERDSLSWTALIAGLAMHGYAEKAVEYFSQMVKTGLLPRDITFTAVLSACSHGGLVERGLEIFEIMKRDYGIEPSQEHYGCVVDLLGRAGKLAEAEKFILEMPTKPNAPVWGALLGACRIHRNLEIAERAGNMLIQLKPEHSGYYVLLSNVYARTNKWENVEIMRQTMKEKGVKKPPGYSLIEIDEKIHKFTIGDKTHPEIESIERMWEEILRKIRLAGYTGNTADALFDIDEEEKEDALYRHSEKLAIAYGIMKVKRPITIRIVKNLRVCEDCHTATKLISKVFERELIVRDRNRFHHFKGGACSCMDYW
- the LOC119995433 gene encoding F-box protein At5g06550, whose product is MLRCRNLFSPTIRRKNKKSKSRSRSKTVSINQNRFFKNQEPPHYLQGEDEEEAEAEEEIEVGFSLKSSARSHSHGVQPLGNLYLNPGSINSRNTGLGNLQTLTDELVLDILGLLDGTHLGILATVSKSFYVFTNHEPLWRNLVLDTLNGGFLYNGSWKFTYVSAYDPEFDMSNANISCLRVRDFYSDYLFQSWLCANLEMKPEWLERDNIIRKKGITVEEFVSNFEEPNKPVLFEGCIDNWAALKRWDRDYLVEVCGEVQLSVGPVKLKLGDYFRYSDQVREERPLYLFDPKFAEKVPVLGSDYEVPPYFREDLFSVLGKERPDYRWIIIGPAGSGSSFHIDPNSTSAWNAVVKGSKKWILFPPDVVPPGVHPSPDGVEVACPVSIIEWFMNFYGATENWKKKPIECICQAGEVIFVPNGWWHLVINLEESIAITQNYVSRRNLLNVLDFLKRPNASSLVSGTKDRINLHEKFKNAIEDSFPGTIDHLVQKAEEKTAAREKKVSFWDTATDSKAGAFKFSF